GCTGAAAGGTCCCGCTCTGATGCCGGGAGGCTCGCCCGCCGCGTGGCCTTTCGTCAGGCCGATCTTTCAGGCGATAGCCGCGAAGGCCGGAGGCGAGGCCTGCTGCGAATGGGTCGGGGAGAACGGCGCGGGCCATTTTGTGAAGATGGTCCACAACGGAATAGAATACGGCGACATGCAGCTCATCTGCGAGGCGTACAGCCTCCTGCGCGTTCTTCTTGGAATGAACGCGGAAGAGGCCGCCGACGTTTTTGAGAGCTGGAACAAAACGGAGCTTGACAGCTATCTTATAGAGATAACGAAAAATATTCTCCGCTACAAAGATAACGACGGCGCGCCGCTCGTCGGCAGGATACTTGACGCGGCCGGGCAGAAAGGCACTGGCAAGTGGACCGCCGTCTCCGCCCTGGACGAGGGCGTTCCTCTCACGCTCATAGGAGAGGCGGTGTTCGCGCGCAGCCTCTCCGCGATGAAAGACGAGCGCGTTAAGGCGTCGGAGGCCTTTGCACGGGAAAAGACGCCGTTTGACGGCTGCCGGGAGAGCTTCATCGAAGATATACGCCGGGCGCTGCTGGCATCCAAGATTGTCTCTTACGCGCAGGGCTACATGCTAATGCGCGCGGCGGCGAAAAGCTACGGCTGGAATCTGAACTATGGCGGCATCGCGCAGATATGGAGCGGCGGCTGTATCATCAGGAGCGTCTTCCTCGGTAAGATAAAAGAGGCGTTTGAGGCCGAGCCTGAGCTCGCCAACCTGTTGTTCGCCCCATACTTCAGGGATAAGGTGAAGGACCTTGTCCCATCGTGGCGCAGAACGGCGGCGGCCGGCGTTCTGCACGGCGTGCCGCTTCCGGCCTTCACCTCGGCCCTCTCATGGTTCGACGGCTACACGAGTGCCGCGCTGCCCGCGAATCTCCTGCAGGCCCAGCGTGACTACTTTGGCGCCCATACCTATGAGCGAACGGACAGGCCCCGCGGCGAGTTTTTTCACACGGACTGGACCGGCGAGGGCGGCGCGACGGCCGCGGGGAACTACAACGCCTAAAAAAGGGGGCTGAAGCCGCGCGCCTCTTCCGGCGATGATTGGCGCCGTTCACGCTTTCGCCTTGCGCTTAATGAACATAGTTTCCGCATTATGGTGACGAAAGCAGGGCCGCGCCCGAAATTCGCGGAGCGCGGCCCTGCTTTATTTGTCAGTCCTCTTTCGAGGGGATATTATTCCTCCGGCTTCACCGCGAGGAAGCGCAGGCGGACGTAATCGGCGGTCCAGCCCTTCTTTTCATCGTAGAGCGTCGGGCGGCAATAGTCTTCGACCTCTTTGTAAAAGGCGTCCCTTTCACCGTCTGTGAATCCGGCGGTATGGCTTGCCGAGAAGACTTCGAGCCAGCCGCGCAGCCCGGCGGGAAGCGGCGTCGGGCGGTCGATGCGGGCGATGAACTTTACCTGGAAGCCCTGATTTTCAAGGATTTTTGAGAAAGCGCCGAGCTCGGGATATTTCCACGGATTGCGCGCCTTGTAATCTATGCCGCGTTTGATGAGGGCGATCTTCATCCCTTCGCGGATGATGCGCACGCAGCCCTCGCCGCCGCATTCGGCGGCGAAGCGCCCGCCTGGCTTCAGCAGGTTCCAGACGCGGCGCACGACGGCGTACTGGTCGGGCATCCAGTGGATGGCGGCGTTGCTCATGACGGCGTCAAATTTTTCATCCATCTTCAGCGTCTGCGCATCGGCGAGCAGAACGTCAAGGCCAAGCTCCTTCGCGGCGGAGACCATCTCCGGGCTCGCGTCGGTGCCGACGACGGAACAGCCCATGTCCGCCAGCCTCTTTGCCAGAATGCCCGTTCCGCAGCCGAGGTCCAAAATCCTCTCTCCCGCCTTTGGCTCAAGGAGCTCTATTACCGGTTCTCCGAGTTTGGAGACGAAGTCCGCGCTCTTCCTGTACTCTTGCGGGTTCCAGATTTGATTTGTCATAAATGACGGCACCTCTTTCTTAGAGCGCCGCCGGACGCCGCGCGCCGTTGCGCGCGTGCTGAGCGGCGGAAGCTGAGTTGTGTTTTGCTGTACCGCCTCTATTATATCTGAGTTGCGACCTCTCTGCACATCTTTTGTATCTTGGGAACGAGATTTAACGCCTGCTCTTCGGTAAACCGCTGGATCGGTCCCGCGACGGAAAAGGAGAAGGCGAGTTCGCCGCGGCGGTTGAAGATGGGCACGGCGACCGAGAGGATGCCCTCTTCACGATCTCCGTAACTCAGCGAGTAGCCGAGGGTGCGGACGTTGGAAAGCTCTATCCGCAGCTTGTCCGGTTCAAAGAGGGTCGTCGGTGTTATCTTGTGGGCTTTTTTGATCTCGCGCTCGATGATCTCTTCGCCGAGGAAGGCGAGCAGCGCCCTTCCGCCCGCTCCGGCCCAGAGGGGGAGACGGTCTCCCACGCGCATTACGCACTGCATCGAGAGCAGGCTCTCGACGTGCTCGAAACAGGCGCGGTCTTCGCCGATGACGCCGTAGAGTGAAACGGCCTCCTTCGTCTCGTCGCGTATCTGCTTCATATAAGGGTAGATGATCTGCTGCGGGCGGAAATTGGCCTTCGCCACGCTCCCGAGCAGGTAAAGCTGATTGCCGAGCGAATAGCAGCGGTCGCTGTGGCGGTGGAGCATGTTGAGGTTCTCCAGCGTATTCGCCAGGCGCAGCGTGGTCGTCACGGGCAGCTGTATCCTCTCCGCGAGCTCGCTGAGCGTGAGCTTGTAATCATCTCTTGTAAACGCCTTCAGTATGGAAAAGGCGCGTTCGACCGAACGTACTGAATCTTCCTTCATGGCAGCCTCCAAAATATATCAAATTTCCAATACATGGAATAAAATTGCATAGTGCGATATAATGATAGTGGAAATGGGGCAACTTTGCAACCGGAGCCTTAACTTTTTTCGTATTTTTACCGCCCTGCACAAAGCTTGCGGCGGCGCTCCAATATGTCTGGGCAGACCTGACGGCGTTATCTTTCAGAAAGATGTCTCTCCTTGACGAAAACAGCCTCTTTGTTATAATCTTAAATGAATAAAACTGAATAATACCCCGAGTCAAAGCTCCTACAGAGAAAAATAATTCTCAATGGAGCACGACCATTGGGTGTCTTTGGAAACGAAGGTGCCTCCCGTCTGGAAAGGGGAAAGGAGATCGCGGGCGCAGCCTGTGTAATGGCCTTTTCCTCCCCCTCAGCGGAACACCAAATCTTACAGATAAGAGAGGAGGAAGTGGTTGAAATGCGCAGTTTGAAAGTCTTGATCGCGGAGTCAGATCCGCTTCTTCAAAAACTTTATTCCGATATCATCATCAATGACAGCGCCTTTACGCTGCTGAAATGCGTATCGACGGGGCCCCAGATGTTCGAGGCGATGCGCTGCGTCGATGTCGATCTCGTGCTGCTTGACCTGTTTCTGAAGGATTTCAGCGCGATAGAGGGCCTTGACGACCTTCGCAAGTCCTTTTCACGCACCGACTATATCGTCGTATCCTCGGGGGAAAACCCGGAGCTTGTCCGCAAGGCGCTCTGCGCGGGAGTTTTTGAATTTCTCGTCAAACCATTTTCCTTCGACCGTCTGCGCGCCACGCTGAAAAATTACCAGATATACCATCATTCCTTGACCGGCAGAACGCGCCCCTGGCAGCAGGAGGATCTTGACGCCCTCGTCTCGATGAAGAGCCACGACCCTTCATGGGCCAACAACCGTTCGATACCAAAGGGGCTCCAGCTTAAGTGTCTCAACGACATTGAATCCTTTCTGAAAGCGAATGAAGACACCTTCTCGGCGCAGGAGGTCGGCGAGCACCTGGGCATTTCCAGGTCGACCGCGCGCCGTTACCTTGAATTTCTCACGATGAGCGAGCGCGTCGTCGTCGAATATGCCTACCGCCGCGTAGGCCGCCCGGAAAAACGTTACCGTATGGCGCTGCTTTAGGGCTGGATCCGCCCGGCGCACGTATAGCAAAGATAATGGGGGAGAGGCGGCTCTCTTTCATTATCTTTTTTTTGAACGGCGGAAGATGCCTCCCTGTACTTTTGTGAGGCAAAAGTTTATTTTGAACTTTATGCAACTGACCTTCGTAAAAAATTTACTAAACATAAACTAATCAAAATAGCGCATAACATCTCATATCCTACCTAAATATTGCTCATTATTCTGTACTTTTGTATAATTTGAATAGAAAGTTTAGACAATTGTTGCAACTTAGTTGCAACCCCGAGTTTCATCTCCTAACGCGTGATGCCATGGAGGTGGGACCAGTGAGCCGAAGGGCTCCAAGGGTTTTTGCGGAAAACCGCGAAGCCTCCCGGGATGCGCAAAGTGTCCGAATTGGAAAGGGGTAAGTCTCGATCGTTTCGTCGGCAGGCGGGCATATCATACTCTCTTTCTTTCCAATGAAAACGCAGTCAAGGTTTTTTAATTTATTTCCGAAGTTCCCGATGCGTGGGATATGGAAAAATTTATTTCGAGAGAGGAGATTTTCAATGGCAAAGGAAATGACAGAGGCACAACTCGCGGCGAGCTATGTCATCAAGAAACTCACTATCAACGGAGTTCCGCGCCGTGTGATGGGCAAGCCGGACGTAACGCTGCTTACAGTCCTCCGCGAACAGCTCAAGATGACGGGGACGAAGCGCGGCTGCGACTGCGGCCAGTGCGGCGTCTGCAACGTCATACTCAACGGCAAGGTGGTCCGCGCCTGTATCACGCGCTGGAAGAACGTCCCCGAGTTTTCGGAGATCACGACGATCGAAGGGATAGGCACCCCCGACAATCTTCACGCCCTGCAGTGGGCGATGATAGTCTGCGGCGCGATCCAGTGCGGTTTCTGCACACCGGGCTTCATTACCTGCGGAAAGGCGCTCCTTGACCAGAACCCGAACCCGACGCGCGAAGAGGTACGCGACTGGTTCGGCAAGAACTGGATGGCCTGCCGCTGCACCGGCTACAAGCAGATAGTCGACGCGGTGATGAAGGCCGCCGCGATCCTGCGCGGTGAAGAGAAGATCGAGGATCTCGCGAAGATGTACAAGCCGGGCGACAAGGTCTGGAATTCGAGCTATCCGCGTCCGAACGCGGTGTTCAAGGCGACAGGTCTTTGGGATTTCGGCGACGACGACCGCCTGAAGCTGCCGGAGGAGTTCCTCTTCGCTTATCCCTACGCCCTTGAGGGCGTGCGCCACGCGAAGGTCAACAAGATCGACGTGAGCGAAGCCGAGAAGTGCGAAGGCGTCGTGAAGGTCTGCACCTATAAGGACGTCAAGGGCACGAACCGCCTGCGCGGCCAGATCGGCTGTGACTCCGCCGTTGTCGACGGCTGGGAGCGCCGCATCATGGTCGAGGAGGGGGACAAGATCCGCCAGTGGGGCGATATTGTCGCCGTCGTAGTCGCCGACAACGAAAAGCACGCGCGCGCGGCTGCGCAGAAGATCAAGGTCGACTATGAGCAGCTTCCCGAACTCGTCGACGTCCGCGAGGCGATCAAGGCCGACGCGGTCAGC
The window above is part of the Cloacibacillus evryensis DSM 19522 genome. Proteins encoded here:
- the gnd gene encoding decarboxylating NADP(+)-dependent phosphogluconate dehydrogenase, translated to MMKKADIGLIGLAVMGENLVMNMESRGFTVAVYNRTAERVDSFVKRRAGGKNIVGTKSLAELVSTLSLPRKIMLMVKAGPAVDSLLESLLPLLEPGDIIIDGGNSRYTDTIRRCAGVESNGLLYIGMGVSGGEEGALKGPALMPGGSPAAWPFVRPIFQAIAAKAGGEACCEWVGENGAGHFVKMVHNGIEYGDMQLICEAYSLLRVLLGMNAEEAADVFESWNKTELDSYLIEITKNILRYKDNDGAPLVGRILDAAGQKGTGKWTAVSALDEGVPLTLIGEAVFARSLSAMKDERVKASEAFAREKTPFDGCRESFIEDIRRALLASKIVSYAQGYMLMRAAAKSYGWNLNYGGIAQIWSGGCIIRSVFLGKIKEAFEAEPELANLLFAPYFRDKVKDLVPSWRRTAAAGVLHGVPLPAFTSALSWFDGYTSAALPANLLQAQRDYFGAHTYERTDRPRGEFFHTDWTGEGGATAAGNYNA
- a CDS encoding class I SAM-dependent methyltransferase; translated protein: MTNQIWNPQEYRKSADFVSKLGEPVIELLEPKAGERILDLGCGTGILAKRLADMGCSVVGTDASPEMVSAAKELGLDVLLADAQTLKMDEKFDAVMSNAAIHWMPDQYAVVRRVWNLLKPGGRFAAECGGEGCVRIIREGMKIALIKRGIDYKARNPWKYPELGAFSKILENQGFQVKFIARIDRPTPLPAGLRGWLEVFSASHTAGFTDGERDAFYKEVEDYCRPTLYDEKKGWTADYVRLRFLAVKPEE
- a CDS encoding IclR family transcriptional regulator, which encodes MKEDSVRSVERAFSILKAFTRDDYKLTLSELAERIQLPVTTTLRLANTLENLNMLHRHSDRCYSLGNQLYLLGSVAKANFRPQQIIYPYMKQIRDETKEAVSLYGVIGEDRACFEHVESLLSMQCVMRVGDRLPLWAGAGGRALLAFLGEEIIEREIKKAHKITPTTLFEPDKLRIELSNVRTLGYSLSYGDREEGILSVAVPIFNRRGELAFSFSVAGPIQRFTEEQALNLVPKIQKMCREVATQI
- a CDS encoding response regulator; the encoded protein is MRSLKVLIAESDPLLQKLYSDIIINDSAFTLLKCVSTGPQMFEAMRCVDVDLVLLDLFLKDFSAIEGLDDLRKSFSRTDYIVVSSGENPELVRKALCAGVFEFLVKPFSFDRLRATLKNYQIYHHSLTGRTRPWQQEDLDALVSMKSHDPSWANNRSIPKGLQLKCLNDIESFLKANEDTFSAQEVGEHLGISRSTARRYLEFLTMSERVVVEYAYRRVGRPEKRYRMALL